The DNA segment aagggataTTGAGACTATGActgaaaaaagtacagagacaactagccaagctagtggaaacacatgaactgtggaccaatagttgaggagctcccatggtactggactaggccctctggataggagagacagttgtttagcttgaacttgttaggggccccccaggcagtaggattgGGATCTGTcactggtgcatgagtgggctttttggagcccagtgcctatggtgggacacctcacacagccatggtgcaggggggaggggcttggacctgcctcaactgaatgtaccaggctctgctgactccccatgggagaccttgccttggaggaggtgggaatgggggtggggttggaaagcaggaggagggaggagagagggatctgtggttggtatgtaacataaatagaaaattgcttaataataaaaaagagtaaaCTTCATAGGCAACGATGTCTTGTCACAATgtcatgcaaaataaaaatgtaatgttcTCGCTACCTGTTAAAAAAAGCCATTTCAGTATCTCTACTTGCCCAGGAACTTTGCCCTCCCTACAAACACATCCTGCTGGTTGAAGCATCAAACTGCTCTCATTTGGGCACTTCAGGGCCCAATACACAGCAACAGGTAATGGGTATGAAGCCAGGACACTACTTCTATAACTGGACACATAgtaatggggggtaggctggaaGAAATCTCTTCCAGGTCAAGGGTCACAGTTCTACTCTATAACGGAACTAGAAGAGGTAACAGCTCAGCCTACAGATGTAGAACAAAAATGAACAGCATCCAAGGTATAGAGTGTTACAAGATCAACTACTTGTTCAGTCTTGGAGTTGATAAGGATGAGGGAATAGGAGGAAATGGTCAGTAATCAGTTGGGAATGGTGGTTTAACAATCTCCATAAGAGTAACGGTTCCACACACTTCCGGCTTCGCTGCAATTTCACACCTACACTGGGCCCTTTCCCAGGTGCCTCAACTTCTTGTTTCCCCACTCCCAGGTTCGAAGGTTTTACCAGCTAAagagggaagaaatgagaaagagagtGGAAAGCGTGAGCCAGGGTGGAGAGCCACAGCggcagaaggggaaagagaaaaggaattaagTGGAGAAGGAGGCCACACTGCTGCTGGAGCTGCAGGCCTGGTAGATGACGACATGAACCAGGAAGATGGTGGAGctggaggaggccaggagagtgAGCAGCAACCAAAGGAGCTGATTCCTG comes from the Peromyscus maniculatus bairdii isolate BWxNUB_F1_BW_parent chromosome X, HU_Pman_BW_mat_3.1, whole genome shotgun sequence genome and includes:
- the LOC102920168 gene encoding uncharacterized protein LOC102920168, which produces MNSIQGSKVLPAKEGRNEKESGKREPGWRATAAEGEREKELSGEGGHTAAGAAGLVDDDMNQEDGGAGGGQESEQQPKELIPEGMEGERVQSVPRPVPRRRLRHRFTQWQLEELERIFQTNYFISIEARKQLARWMGVSEATVKRWFQKRREQYRRYKRL